In Paludibacter propionicigenes WB4, the genomic window TTTTCCACTGGATACCGCCACCCACTCCGATTTGAAGATTCACCCGGTTCAATATGTCATCTTTGTATAAATCATAATTAGCAGAAGGAATGAGGCTTACTGTAGAAGTAGCTTTCATCGTCTGGAACATTCCTATGTTGATATTAGGTCCTGCAAATCCGAATACTTTCAGTGTTTTAGATAACGGAAGCGTATATATAGCGCGAGCAGGAATATCTAAAGAGTGTCCGTTGGTAATGTATCGTACGTTAGTAGAACTTGGATAGCCCTGAAGATTATCAGAATATACGTAGTTATAAAGTACTCCGGTCAACAGGCTGAAATTATGTTTTAGTTTAAACTCAGCAGTTCCTCCAAGCTTCACGCCTTTAAAGTAGGTAGACAGTCCTTGCCCCTTGAAATCTTGTAGAGAACTTATTCCAGAAGTAAAATAACGCTTC contains:
- a CDS encoding outer membrane beta-barrel protein; the encoded protein is MKSALKSIFIIALLAVVCTTSAQTTYRLEIGYNNPKRYFTSGISSLQDFKGQGLSTYFKGVKLGGTAEFKLKHNFSLLTGVLYNYVYSDNLQGYPSSTNVRYITNGHSLDIPARAIYTLPLSKTLKVFGFAGPNINIGMFQTMKATSTVSLIPSANYDLYKDDILNRVNLQIGVGGGIQWKKYQIKATYDFGLNNLYKAGAGNLHQKGWYISVAYDF